AGCGGACCGCTTTGGGACCGAACGGGTCGGCGGTGCCCGGACCGGCGAGGACGGCGTCGGCCCCGAACCACGCGGCCGTGCGCAGGATCGCCCCGACGTTGCCGGGGTCCTGCACGCCGTCGAGCGCGACGACGGCTCCGCGCGCCGGCAGCGCCGCGCGCTCGATGCGAGCGACCGCGACAACGCCCTGCGTCGTGCTCGTGTCGGCCAGCCGGTCGAGGTCGCGCACCGGGAGCGTGTGGACGGGCACGCCGGCCCGCTCGGCCAGGGCGACCGTGCGCGGATCAGTGCGGGCCTCGTCCGTCACCAGGAGCTCGACGAGCGGAGCGCCCGCCTCGGCGGCTGCCTCGACCGAGCGCACCCCCTCGACGAGGTGCCACCCGAGCCGGTCGCGGTGCCGGCGGCGGCGGAGCGAGGCGAGGTCTTTCAGATGACGACGCGAGGGAGTGGACACGGGGCCGTGGGGTCGGGCATGGTTTCTGTTGACGGCGGTATTCCTCTTGTGCCACACTCCGGGTCCGGCCGATCCGTTCCAAATTGACCTGTTTTACCCGGCGTTTACGGTTCATTCTGAGACCCCGCCTCGCCTGGGTGTCGCATCCTCTGAGCGCTCGGCCGGCGGTCTGACGCATGACCACTGGAAGCGCTTCCGAAGATTCCGCATCGCTTCACGCTCACGTTCCTCCCACCGGCAGTGCCCGAGCTATCTTTCGGCCTGCCGCTTCCGACCTCCTCATGCACTCCGACGGAATAAACGGCAACGGCAGACACGGCAACGGCACGTTCACGGCCCAACTTTCGATCAAGTCCCCCATGCCTTTCCAACGCGACGTATACCGCCGGGCGGTGTACCAGGAGCCTGCCCCGCTCGACCACTCGGACAACCCCTTCCAGGAGATGATGGAGCGCTTCGCCGAGGCCGCCGAGATCATCGAGCTCGACGCAGGCGTCTTCACCTACTTGTCCCGTCCCGCCCGCGTCCACATCACGAGCGTGCCGGTGGCGATGGACGACGGCAGCCTCCAGGTGTTCGAGGGCTACCGGGTGATCCACAACGAGGTCCTCGGGCCCTCGAAGGGCGGCGTCCGCTTCGCGCCCGACGTGAACCTGGACGAGGTCAAGGCGCTCGCGGCGTGGATGACGTGGAAGTGCGCCGTCGTCGGCGTCCCGTTCGGCGGGGCGAAGGGCGGCATCCGCTGCAACCCGGCCGAGATGAGCCCGGGCGAACTCGAGCGCCTCACGCGGCGCTACACGGCGAACCTGATGGACGTCTTCGGCCCGGACAAGGACATCCCGGCTCCGGACATGAACACCAACGAGCAGATCATGGCGTGGCTGCTCGACACCTACTCGATGCACGTCCGCCGCACCGAGACGGCCGTCGTGACCGGCAAGCCGCTGGCGCTCGGCGGCTCGCTCGGGCGCAAGGAAGCCACCGGCCGGGGCGTGATGACGACGACGCTTGCTGCGATGGAGCGCCTCGGAATGCGCCCGGCCGAGAGCACCGTCGCCGTGCAGGGCTTCGGCAACGTCGGCTCGATCGCCGCGCAACTCCTCCGCGAGCAGGGCTGCACGATCGTCGCCGTCTCGGACGTCTCCGGCGGCTACTACAACGCGAGCGGCATCGACCTCCAAGCCGCGATGGCCTACGCCGCCGAGCACGGCCGCTCCCTCGCCGGCTTCGACGGGGCCGAGGAGATCTCGAACGAGGACCTGCTCGAACTCGACGTGGACGTCCTCGCGCCGTGCGCGAAGGAGAACCAGATCACTGAGCACAACGCGGCCAACATCAAGGCCCGCATCATCGCCGAAGGAGCCAACGGCCCGACCACGACCGAGGCCGACAAAATCCTCAAGGAGCACGACGTACTCGTGATCCCGGACATCCTGGCCAACGCGGGCGGCGTCTCGGTCTCGTACTTCGAGTGGGTCCAGAACCGGCACGGCTACTTCTGGAGCATGGAGCGCGTCAACCGCCGGCTGGACCGGATGATGCGCGAAGGCTTCGACAAGGTCTACGACGCGGGCGAGAAGCACGACACCCCGCTGCG
This genomic interval from Bacteroidota bacterium contains the following:
- a CDS encoding RNA methyltransferase; protein product: MSTPSRRHLKDLASLRRRRHRDRLGWHLVEGVRSVEAAAEAGAPLVELLVTDEARTDPRTVALAERAGVPVHTLPVRDLDRLADTSTTQGVVAVARIERAALPARGAVVALDGVQDPGNVGAILRTAAWFGADAVLAGPGTADPFGPKAVRSSMGGLWDLAVVSTDDLAADLARLKESGLRLAGADLAGAPARGWSPPRESVLVLGSEAHGLSEDVRALLDTKVRIGGRQGAGPRGTESLNVAVAAGVLLHRWLGG
- a CDS encoding Glu/Leu/Phe/Val dehydrogenase, coding for MPFQRDVYRRAVYQEPAPLDHSDNPFQEMMERFAEAAEIIELDAGVFTYLSRPARVHITSVPVAMDDGSLQVFEGYRVIHNEVLGPSKGGVRFAPDVNLDEVKALAAWMTWKCAVVGVPFGGAKGGIRCNPAEMSPGELERLTRRYTANLMDVFGPDKDIPAPDMNTNEQIMAWLLDTYSMHVRRTETAVVTGKPLALGGSLGRKEATGRGVMTTTLAAMERLGMRPAESTVAVQGFGNVGSIAAQLLREQGCTIVAVSDVSGGYYNASGIDLQAAMAYAAEHGRSLAGFDGAEEISNEDLLELDVDVLAPCAKENQITEHNAANIKARIIAEGANGPTTTEADKILKEHDVLVIPDILANAGGVSVSYFEWVQNRHGYFWSMERVNRRLDRMMREGFDKVYDAGEKHDTPLRIAAYIIAIEKVAGALKLRGIYA